A region from the Linepithema humile isolate Giens D197 chromosome 1, Lhum_UNIL_v1.0, whole genome shotgun sequence genome encodes:
- the LOC136999683 gene encoding protein FAM200C-like, translating to MESDIENKAKKQKVRKFQSSWLDENIFKGWLTPYPTQEKALCIACNQAIRCCKSNLIEHSQSVQHIKQINSKNLDIDFSDAANSTVTLSHKDKVKRAEIKLAAFFAEHNIAFYSADHLIPLLKDICMIPEVVSDLSLARDKCTKVVTQVIAKREVKKIIKNIQNCRFSILIDESTDILDKKLMCILVQYISPVTKKVITQLLDLLSIDATNCSANKLFEIFKSTFEKKEIPLKNIVGMTSDNAYVMIGCNNSSMSRLKLEVPGLVMLNCICHLSALVASKACEKLPESCESLIRGVSTYISGSAKRCAILGEFQDFFNVERNKILKLSNTRWLVLHM from the coding sequence ATGGAGTCcgatatagaaaataaagccaaaaaacaaaaagtccGAAAATTTCAATCATCTTGGctagatgaaaatatttttaaaggatGGTTGACTCCATATCCTACACAAGAGAAAGCTTTGTGTATTGCATGTAATCAAGCCATCAGATGTtgtaaatctaatttaattgaacATTCACAATCGGTCCaacatataaaacaaataaattcaaaaaatttagacaTTGATTTTTCAGACGCTGCTAATAGTACAGTTACTCTTTCGCATAAAGATAAAGTAAAACGCGCCGAGATAAAATTAGCAGCATTTTTTGCAGAACacaatattgctttttattcCGCAGATCACTTAATTccattattaaaagatatctgTATGATCCCTGAAGTTGTATCAGATCTTTCACTGGCACGagataaatgtacaaaagtAGTAACACAAGTTATTGCAAAACGcgaagttaaaaaaattatcaaaaatattcaaaattgtagATTTTCGATATTAATAGATGAAAGTACTGATATTTTGGATAAAAAACTTATGTGTATTCTCGTACAATATATTTCACCTGTaactaaaaaagtaattacacAATTGTTAGATTTATTATCCATAGATGCAACAAATTGTTCCGCAAacaaactttttgaaatttttaaaagtacgtttgaaaagaaagaaattcctttaaaaaatatagtcgGAATGACAAGTGATAATGCATATGTAATGATTGGATGCAATAATTCTTCTATGTCACGTTTAAAATTAGAAGTACCGGGTCTTGTTATGTTAAATTGTATTTGCCATTTATCCGCGCTTGTAGCAAGTAAAGCTTGCGAAAAACTTCCAGAGTCGTGCGAAAGTTTAATTCGAGGAGTTAGTACTTATATCTCAGGTAGTGCAAAGAGATGTGCAATTTTGGGcgaatttcaagatttttttaatgtggaAAGAAAC
- the LOC136999684 gene encoding uncharacterized protein codes for MLDHIRALVSSRDGNHNLNFRRTKEVRSPLRDATQVEEDSALVLVDSLTSPQSIKGPTVIINDRGVVPVVAEVRDEDVPSAHSGSFIAPPTVEGAEPPLLTIDSEAQTLAKELFGEVNAPTIPSTWNQTVLNSIQSDSRTGLSQDIRAHLLSKYEVKEALANLIPPKLNKELAAVLTHSKKNILFFSGNLLLLEDFPLVYGLKMIFKHIE; via the exons ATGCTCGATCATATTCGAGCGCTCGTTTCCAGTAGAGACGGTAATCATAACCTAAATTTTCGTCGAACCAAGGAGGTTAGATCGCCTTTGCGCGACGCCACGCAGGTAGAGGAGGATTCGGCCTTAGTCTTGGTCGACTCTCTGACCTCACCTCAGAGCATTAAAGGACCGACGGTCATAATAAATGACCGGGGCGTTGTACCAG tgGTGGCGGAGGTCAGAGATGAGGACGTCCCGTCCGCCCACAGCGGGTCCTTCATCGCTCCTCCTACCGTTGAGGGCGCAGAACCCCCCCTCTTGACTATCGACTCTGAGGCGCAGACCCTGGCCAAAGAACTATTCGGTGAGGTTAACGCACCAACGATACCCTCTACCTGGAACCAAACGGTTCTGAATTCGATCCAGTCCGACTCCCGCACAGGTCTGAGTCAGGATATTCGCGCCCACCTTTTATCGAAATACGAGGTAAAAGAGGCGCTAGCGAACTTGATTCCACCAAAGCTTAACAAGGAATTGGCCGCTGTACTGACCCactcaaaaaaaaatattctattctttAGCGGTAACCTGTTATTGCTAGAGGATTTTCCTCTGGTATATGGTCTCAAGATGATATTCAAACATATAGAGTAA
- the LOC136999682 gene encoding uncharacterized protein: MPFVDVNTDNCLDIVNTPLRQLDNIETCKQRNDYSQLESASDSGVNSVSDGETEILLANQNGKKRQLSSKLEKSKRYPKRLALWFTRTQFQELNIEKVIKEHLKGDAVLIYYKNNGILNGEARGILIEILASCMIKININPTFEEFQIVSKKLCELFPTETEATYVYEPFANGPKQKNIGGKLADKVRNIKSMLRRLGALNPANYHKYSNSTQNENDENEPDTNTSKINEDKVQAAIRWLKISREPWTDVLNNWDLTYDIRQKTLLDPKGGGDKPLSVTDYFSEWEVLSLPQGYTLLDRDFKKKYPDKDLALLLEWEIFIPLLKQLLKAEVKDSYGKAQLKKLDELDDANSVTAVILHLLPHLVPPRQLQKLDSGEKIKANIAEARDAFVFHVTVPGDINPAIQRRRAVALKLKTRVQPFVLLVGPTVEQYEICYVIIDEVKYQFNNVLKAFDQCFKAIQVLMTEYSYEARGVWLFIQQALYRISTRYDKKNSNVSALVKTFEALRTKIANETDNEQTPH; this comes from the exons ATGCCATTTGTAGATGTTAACACAGATAATTGTCTTGATATTGTGAACACTCCTTTACGCCAATTAGATAATATA GAAACATGTAAACAGAGAAATGATTACTCTCAGCTCGAATCAGCATCTGATTCAGGAGTAAATAGTGTGAGTGATGGTGAAACAGAAATTTTGTTAGCTAATCAAAACGGAAAGAAACGACAACTATCGTCAAAGTTAGAAAAATCTAAACGCTATCCTAAAAGACTTGCATTGTGGTTCACAAGAACGCAATTTCAAGAGTTg aatattgAGAAAGTAATAAAGGAACATTTAAAAGGTGATGCTgttctaatttattataaaaataatggcaTTTTAAATGGAGAAGCAAGAGGAATATTAATAGAGATATTAGCAAgttgtatgataaaaattaatataaa CCCTACTTTTGAAGAATTTCAAATCGTGTCCAAAAAATTATGCGAATTATTTCCAACTGAGACTGag GCTACATACGTATATGAACCTTTTGCAAATGGTccaaagcaaaaaaatatcggGGGAAAATTAGCTGATAAAGTGAGAAATATTAAGTCTATGTTGAGGAGACTTGGTGCACTTAATCCAGccaattatcataaatattcaaattctaCACAGaatgaaaatgatgaaaatgagCCCGATACGAATACatctaaaa TAAATGAAGATAAAGTGCAAGCAGCGATTCGATGGCTGAAAATAAGTCGAGAACCTTGGActgatgttttaaataattgggATCTAACTTATGATATTAGACAAAAAACCCTACTAGATCCGAAAGGCGGAGGAGACAAACCACTTTCGGTGACGGATTATTTTTCTGAATGGGAGGTTTTGTCTTTGCCTCAAGGATATActctt CTTGATCGTGACTTTAAGAAGAAATATCCTGATAAGGATTTAGCGCTTCTTTTGGAGtgggaaatatttattccccTTCTCAAACAACTTTTAAAAGCAGAAGTGAAGGATTCTTATGGAAAAGCACAACTGAAGAAATTGGACGAGCTGGATGATG CAAATTCTGTCACTGCTGTTATTCTTCACTTACTTCCACATTTAGTTCCACCTCGACAACTACAGAAACTTGATTCTGGAGAAAAGATAAAGGCAAATATAGCTGAGGCAAGAGATGCTTTTGTGTTCCATGTGACA GTGCCAGGAGATATAAATCCAGCTATCCAACGGAGGCGTGCTGTGGCTTTAAAGCTTAAAACTAGAGTTCAACCTTTTGTTCTTCTTGTTGGGCCTACGGTAGAACAATACGAGATTTGTTATGTGATAATTGATGAAgtcaaatatcaatttaataatgtgttgAAAGCCTTCGATCAATGTTTCAAAGCAATACAAGTTTTGATGACTGAATATTCATATGAAGCAAGAGGTGTGTGGCTTTTTATTCAGCAAGCTTTGTATCGCATCTCCACGAGGTATGATAAAAAGAATTCTAATGTCAGTGCGCTTGTCAAAACCTTTGAAGCTCTTCgaacaaaaattgcaaatgaaACTGACAATGAGCAAACACCTCATTGA
- the LOC105667509 gene encoding uncharacterized protein: MRLAGQEIAFPRAAPIEPSLDLGHVTAPKQGKVSGSFEKILHSMGRSYYRLFGAGSDTRLPYSLYLAEPKFSPADATLCVREIERLRCKGAIAPVEPHVFQFLSPFFLINKSSGGKRFILNLRDLNKYIEPPHFKLEDWRTVIRLMLSGFHMATLDLENAYLLVPIFENHRRFLRFQWRNVTYEFSALPFGLSTAPYIFTKILRPVVTFLRNQGYQSVVYLDDFLLLGSSADECRDNILASVNLLQSLGFVINFSKSHLDPSPRCKYLGFIFNSIKQSLSIPDTRRENLLHLTIHLAQKSRCRIREMASFIGSLISVCPAVQYGLLYTRAFERKKFLALRRNNADYSTFMDIPLELQIDFSWWINIFSDSNQSNKICSNNFVREIFSDASLNGWGAACGDLRTHGWWSESDQVLHINALELKAAFHGLRCFAADLHDCDILLRVDNTTALAYINKFGSIQFPHLSAIAREIWQWCEDRNIFIFASYIASIENSIADTESRIADPDTEWSLSEGAFQEVLKTFGPFNVDLFASLINNKCDSYVSWFPDPGSIAVDAFTLSWRDFSFYAFPPFILLPRVLRKIVEDEATGTSFSALFSFQDPTSIVENAFPGGREIIREAFKERLVPPGAIPALLASLSEATIKQYSYPLQIWWNFCQRHQMPLFSPSVSQMLEFLAHELPHISFSSLNTMRSAVSLISNNEIGNHPMVRRFCKGVAVLKPPRPRYDYVWDPAPVLSKLALIYPYESLSLEIITKKLALLLALGSGHRAQTFASIRLSQVSLKEKLIIRIPDRSKTSAPGRYQPLLCFARFQDHDNLCIVLLMEHYINRTRGLRSPSCDSLFISYRKPFKAISSQTISRWIKQILEECGVNTAVFSAHSTRHAATSRAADKGVTLDIIKRAAGWTGESRVFANFYNRPIVNPEDFSNTVLSQ; the protein is encoded by the exons ATGCGGCTCGCCGGACAGGAAATCGCCTTCCCAAGAGCCGCTCCTATCGAGCCCAGTCTCGATCTCGGGCACGTCACCGCCCCTAAACAAGGTAAAGTCAGCGGGTCGtttgagaaaattttacaCTCAATGGGCAGATCTTACTACAGATTGTTTGGTGCGGGAAGCGATACAAGGTTACCGTATTCCCTTTATCTCGCCGAGCCAAAATTTTCTCCAGCGGATGCGACACTTTGCGTCAGAGAGATAGAACGTTTACGATGCAAGGGAGCCATTGCCCCAGTAGAACCTCACGTGTTTCAATTCTTATCACCATTTTTTCTTATCAATAAATCGTCAGGCGGTAAacgctttattttaaatctacgggatttaaacaaatatattgaaCCTCCTCATTTCAAATTAGAGGATTGGCGAACAGTCATTCGTCTCATGCTCTCAGGTTTTCACATGGCTACCCTTGACCTCGAGAACGCTTATCTTTTAGTCCCAATATTCGAGAATCATCGAAGGTTTTTACGTTTTCAGTGGCGTAACGTGACGTATGAATTTTCAGCATTGCCGTTCGGACTCTCCACGGCCCCATATATTTTCACGAAGATCCTTCGACCGGTGGTCACTTTTCTTCGTAATCAGGGCTACCAATCGGTTGTGTACCTCGATGACTTCCTCCTCTTGGGATCCTCCGCAGATGAGTGCAGAGATAATATACTTGCATCTGTGAATCTTCTACAGTCCTTGGGCTTCgtaataaacttttcaaaatctCATTTAGATCCATCACCTAGATGTAAATATCTAGGTTTTATCTTCAATTCCATTAAGCAATCTTTGTCAATTCCTGACACTCGTCGAGAGAACTTATTACATTTAACAATACATTTGGCACAAAAATCTAGATGTCGCATTCGAGAAATGGCTAGCTTTATCGGATCACTCATCTCCGTTTGTCCAGCAGTCCAGTACGGACTTCTTTACACTAGAGcgtttgaaagaaaaaaatttttagcgcTTCGCAGAAATAACGCGGATTATTCCACATTTATGGATATTCCCCTCGAACTTCAAATAGATTTTTCTTGGTGgatcaatatattttctgaCTCAAATCAATCCAACAAAATTTGCTCGAACAATTTTGTTAGGGAAATCTTCTCCGATGCCTCTCTAAACGGTTGGGGAGCAGCTTGTGGAGACTTACGCACACATGGATGGTGGTCCGAGTCGGATCAAGTCCTACACATAAACGCCTTGGAGCTTAAAGCGGCTTTTCACGGCCTGCGATGTTTCGCGGCTGACCTTCACGACTGCGACATTTTACTCCGCGTTGATAACACAACGGCCCTAGCCTACATTAACAAATTTGGTTCTATCCAATTCCCCCACCTTTCAGCTATTGCCAGGGAAATTTGGCAATGGTGCGAGGAccggaatatatttatttttgcctcCTATATAGCTTCCATTGAAAATTCTATCGCTGATACGGAATCTCGAATCGCGGATCCTGATACAGAGTGGTCTCTCTCTGAGGGAGCTTTTCAGGAGGTGCTCAAGACTTTCGGGCCTTTTAATGTGGATCTATTTGCATCCTTAATCAACAATAAGTGCGATTCTTACGTATCCTGGTTCCCGGATCCGGGTTCGATCGCCGTAGACGCCTTTACTCTCTCATGGAGAGATTTCTCCTTTTATGCTTTTCCACCTTTTATTCTTTTGCCACGAGTCTTAAGGAAGATAGTGGAGGATGAAGCAACGGGTACT TCATTCTCTGCTCTCTTCTCCTTTCAGGATCCAACATCCATCGTGGAGAACGCTTTCCCTGGGGGTCGGGAAATTATCCGGGAGGCCTTTAAGGAACGTTTAGTTCCACCGGGGGCAATTCCAGCTTTACTAGCCTCCTTATCTGAAGCAACAATTAAACAATACTCCTACCCTCTGCAGATCTGGTGGAATTTCTGCCAACGCCACCAAATGCCTCTCTTTTCTCCGTCGGTGTCGCAAATGCTGGAGTTTTTGGCTCACGAGCTGCCTCACATCTCCTTTTCCAGTTTGAATACTATGAGATCAGCAGTCTCGTTGATTTCCAACAATGAGATCGGTAACCATCCTATGGTTAGAAGATTCTGCAAGGGCGTTGCGGTGCTCAAGCCGCCTCGTCCGCGGTATGACTACGTTTGGGACCCGGCACCAGTACTATCGAAACTTGCCTTGATCTACCCATACGAATCTCTCTCATTGGAGATTATCACCAAGAAACTGGCTCTTCTCCTCGCCTTAGGCTCGGGCCATCGAGCTCAAACCTTCGCCTCAATAAGACTTTCTCAAGTCTCCCTCAAAGAGAAGCTAATTATTCGTATTCCCGACCGTAGTAAAACTTCAGCGCCGGGACGTTACCAACCACTTCTCTGCTTTGCACGTTTTCAGGATCATGACAATCTCTGCATAGTTCTGCTGATGGAACACTACATTAACAGAACTAGAGGATTACGTTCACCATCGTGTGACTCGCTTTTCATCTCTTATCGCAAACCGTTTAAGGCGATATCCTCTCAAACTATCTCCCGCTGGATTAAACAGATACTAGAGGAATGTGGCGTCAACACCGCCGTGTTTTCGGCACATAGTACTAGACACGCTGCGACGTCGCGTGCAGCGGATAAAGGTGTCACCCTTGACATTATCAAGCGGGCCGCAGGTTGGACCGGGGAATCACGAGTCTTCGCCAATTTTTACAACAGACCGATTGTCAATCCCGAGGATTTTAGCAATACGGTTCTTTCACAATAA